A region from the Mucilaginibacter sp. CSA2-8R genome encodes:
- a CDS encoding GntR family transcriptional regulator: protein MMTNYSIDHKSPMPLHAQAEMLLRQLIQEEDYQNGKVLPNEVELAKKLAISRTTLRQSINKLVFEGLLVRKKRSGTRVAQNAVSSKSNNWLSFSQEMKLRGIPIRNFELHVTWVTPNEQLINFFDIKPERKVLKMERVRGRPDEPFVYFVSYFHPRVGLTGDEDFKRPLYEMLEQEHHVIATLSKEEISAIAAEASIAEKLRVATGSPLLFRKRFVFDQGERPIEYNLGYYKANSFVYTVESTR from the coding sequence ATGATGACAAATTACAGCATTGACCATAAGAGCCCGATGCCTCTACATGCACAGGCAGAAATGCTCTTGAGGCAACTGATACAGGAAGAGGACTACCAAAACGGCAAAGTTTTACCCAATGAAGTAGAACTGGCTAAAAAGCTAGCTATATCTCGCACAACGTTAAGGCAGTCTATCAACAAACTGGTTTTTGAAGGTTTGCTGGTTCGTAAAAAGCGCTCCGGTACACGTGTCGCTCAAAATGCGGTAAGCTCTAAATCCAACAATTGGCTGTCGTTTTCGCAAGAGATGAAGTTGCGCGGTATTCCAATTCGTAACTTTGAACTCCATGTAACCTGGGTAACTCCTAACGAACAGTTAATTAATTTTTTCGATATTAAACCAGAACGTAAGGTATTAAAGATGGAACGGGTCCGTGGCAGACCTGACGAGCCGTTTGTTTACTTCGTATCATACTTTCATCCGCGTGTAGGGCTAACCGGTGATGAAGATTTCAAACGCCCGCTTTACGAAATGCTGGAGCAGGAGCATCATGTAATTGCAACCTTATCTAAGGAAGAAATAAGTGCAATAGCTGCTGAAGCGTCTATTGCTGAAAAGTTAAGAGTAGCAACTGGCAGCCCTTTGCTGTTCCGCAAGCGCTTTGTGTTTGATCAGGGCGAACGCCCTATTGAGTACAACCTAGGATATTATAAAGCTAACAGCTTTGTATATACGGTGGAAAGCACTAGGTAG
- a CDS encoding class I mannose-6-phosphate isomerase yields MSISTIATDIEHQVAADTRKTTQYLMPQRLNAEELDFGAYNIYPTCLLKSGVINHGYDTLAAWIAQHKAVVIDGYVGVFWDNIKAELQQHFEQKGLKVSWIDTADYLKDPARIDELIEPFMGTYESVWGRRCTLALADFYNIESLEKQVPDQQTDITIVLGPGAVLAGWNAPLLYIDLPKNELQFRMRAGSITNLGSDKVAEPFYMYKRFYFVDWVLLNQHKKEILQDVAVMIDGQWPDNINWITGDALRQGLQQLSHSPLRVRPWFEPGAWGGQWIKSHINGVNPDAVNYAWSFELIVPENGLVFESDGWLLEVSFDTLMFTHSGDVLGKHAEVYGDEFPIRFDFLDTVKGGNLSIQCHPSLLYIQEQFGENITQDETYYILDCEPNAQVYLGFQDSINPQQFKDALENSQAENQPIDIENYVQAHTATKHDLFLIPNQTIHSAGAGNLVLEISATPYIFTFKMYDWVRLDLEGNPRPINIDHAFKNLDFQRKGERVKQEFISMQTIISQNDGATVVHVPTHEQHFYDVHRLEFDKQMEVDCEGKCHVLMVVEGDAVTVTTVAGVQQNFAYAETFVIPAACGSYTLVSTNQKPVKVIKAFLK; encoded by the coding sequence ATGAGTATATCTACTATTGCTACAGATATTGAACATCAAGTTGCTGCCGATACCCGGAAAACTACCCAATACCTGATGCCCCAAAGGCTGAATGCGGAAGAACTGGATTTCGGTGCTTATAATATCTATCCAACATGTCTGCTGAAATCTGGCGTAATTAACCATGGATACGATACACTTGCTGCTTGGATTGCTCAGCACAAAGCTGTGGTTATTGATGGTTATGTAGGCGTATTTTGGGATAATATAAAAGCAGAATTACAACAGCATTTTGAGCAAAAAGGGTTAAAAGTTAGCTGGATTGATACTGCTGATTATTTAAAAGACCCCGCACGTATAGACGAGTTGATCGAACCGTTTATGGGTACCTACGAATCTGTTTGGGGAAGGCGTTGTACTTTAGCGTTAGCTGATTTTTATAACATAGAAAGCTTGGAGAAGCAGGTTCCGGATCAACAGACTGACATTACTATAGTACTAGGTCCTGGTGCAGTGCTGGCTGGTTGGAACGCACCATTACTTTATATCGATCTGCCTAAAAATGAGTTGCAGTTCAGAATGCGGGCTGGTTCCATTACCAACTTAGGGTCTGATAAAGTAGCTGAGCCATTTTACATGTACAAGCGCTTTTACTTTGTTGATTGGGTATTGCTTAATCAACACAAAAAGGAGATTTTACAAGATGTTGCGGTAATGATTGATGGCCAGTGGCCTGATAACATTAATTGGATAACCGGTGATGCCTTGCGTCAAGGCTTGCAGCAATTAAGCCATAGCCCATTGCGCGTAAGGCCATGGTTTGAGCCAGGTGCATGGGGAGGGCAATGGATTAAGTCGCACATTAATGGTGTTAATCCGGATGCGGTTAACTATGCATGGTCTTTTGAGTTGATTGTACCTGAAAACGGGCTGGTATTTGAAAGCGACGGCTGGTTGCTGGAAGTATCATTTGATACGTTAATGTTTACCCATTCCGGTGATGTGCTTGGGAAGCACGCTGAAGTTTATGGCGATGAATTTCCTATTCGGTTTGACTTTTTAGATACCGTTAAGGGCGGTAATCTCTCTATCCAGTGCCACCCATCGCTACTATACATTCAAGAACAATTCGGCGAGAATATTACCCAGGATGAAACTTACTATATTTTAGATTGTGAGCCTAATGCGCAGGTTTATCTAGGATTTCAGGATTCTATCAACCCCCAGCAATTTAAGGATGCACTGGAAAACAGCCAGGCCGAGAATCAACCAATTGATATCGAAAATTATGTACAGGCGCATACTGCTACGAAACATGATCTGTTCCTGATTCCTAATCAAACCATCCATAGCGCCGGTGCGGGTAACTTGGTACTCGAAATAAGCGCAACTCCTTACATTTTTACTTTCAAAATGTACGATTGGGTGCGCCTGGACTTAGAAGGCAACCCGCGCCCCATCAATATAGATCATGCCTTTAAAAACTTAGACTTTCAACGCAAAGGGGAGAGGGTAAAACAAGAGTTTATTTCCATGCAGACTATCATCAGCCAAAATGATGGCGCAACCGTGGTACATGTACCAACACACGAACAGCACTTTTACGATGTACACCGCCTGGAGTTTGATAAGCAAATGGAGGTGGATTGTGAAGGTAAATGCCATGTTTTGATGGTGGTAGAAGGTGATGCTGTTACTGTTACCACTGTTGCAGGAGTACAACAAAACTTTGCCTATGCAGAAACTTTTGTAATACCGGCAGCATGCGGCTCTTACACATTAG